From Natronincola ferrireducens, the proteins below share one genomic window:
- the trpB gene encoding tryptophan synthase subunit beta has product MKKQLEKTFGEFGGQFVPPAIVAVLEEVENEFIKAKEDEKFQEEYRYYVKEYSGRPTPLYFAENLTQKLGGGKIYLKREDLNHTGAHKINNVIGQVLLAKRMGKNRIIAETGAGQHGVATATICAMFGLSCEIYMGKEDVERQALNVFKMEMLGAKVHSVAVGTGTLKEAVDEAIKDWAENIEDTFYVIGSVVGPHPYPTMVRDFQRIIGDEVKEQIIQKEGRLPDYLIACAGGGSNAMGLFYPFIEDKEVKIHGVEAAGLGVDTQHHAATLTKGSIGVIHGMATYVLQDQEGEIMPVYSISSGLDYPGIGPEIAYLHQMGRVQFQGVTDAEAVEAFYYLTRSEGIIPALESSHAIAYLMELAPKTNKEDIIVVNLSGRGDKDIDTLLKLNKKNNNQ; this is encoded by the coding sequence ATGAAAAAACAATTAGAAAAAACATTTGGTGAATTTGGAGGACAATTTGTTCCCCCAGCTATAGTGGCGGTATTGGAGGAAGTAGAAAATGAATTTATCAAGGCAAAAGAGGATGAAAAATTTCAAGAGGAGTATAGATATTATGTAAAGGAATATTCAGGAAGACCTACACCCCTATATTTTGCTGAAAATCTAACACAAAAACTAGGGGGGGGAAAAATCTATCTAAAACGAGAAGATTTAAATCATACAGGAGCCCATAAAATTAATAATGTTATTGGTCAAGTCCTACTAGCAAAAAGAATGGGGAAAAACCGTATTATTGCTGAAACAGGAGCAGGTCAGCATGGGGTGGCAACAGCTACGATTTGTGCAATGTTTGGATTATCCTGTGAAATTTATATGGGGAAGGAAGATGTAGAAAGACAGGCTTTAAATGTTTTTAAGATGGAGATGCTGGGAGCAAAGGTTCATTCTGTAGCCGTAGGAACTGGAACCCTGAAGGAGGCTGTTGATGAGGCTATAAAGGACTGGGCTGAAAACATAGAAGACACCTTTTACGTCATCGGTTCTGTAGTAGGCCCCCATCCCTACCCTACTATGGTGAGGGATTTTCAAAGGATTATAGGAGATGAAGTGAAGGAACAAATTATCCAAAAGGAAGGAAGACTTCCCGATTATTTAATTGCTTGTGCTGGAGGTGGAAGTAATGCCATGGGACTGTTTTATCCCTTTATCGAAGATAAGGAAGTAAAAATCCATGGGGTTGAAGCAGCCGGTTTAGGGGTGGATACCCAGCATCATGCAGCCACATTAACCAAGGGAAGCATTGGTGTCATCCACGGAATGGCCACCTATGTCCTCCAAGATCAGGAGGGAGAAATTATGCCGGTTTATTCCATATCATCGGGATTGGATTATCCAGGTATAGGACCTGAGATTGCTTATCTTCATCAAATGGGTAGAGTGCAGTTTCAAGGGGTTACCGATGCTGAAGCAGTAGAGGCTTTTTATTACTTAACAAGATCAGAAGGAATTATACCAGCCTTAGAAAGCTCCCATGCCATTGCCTATTTAATGGAGTTAGCACCTAAAACCAATAAAGAAGATATTATCGTAGTCAACCTTTCTGGAAGAGGAGATAAGGATATTGATACACTTTTAAAGTTAAACAAAAAAAATAACAATCAATAG
- a CDS encoding prephenate dehydrogenase, whose protein sequence is MHPFNNIVIIGVGLIGGSIALSLKKAGYRGKIIGCDLSQEALEEAKALGVIDMGYSSLKDAVQGADLVIVATPVGYYSGIFKEIAPFLPKNVIVTDVGSVKGYVEKAASKDLPQDIQFIGGHPMAGSEKGGIKAATPFLYENAYYFLTPNSNTKEDTINKLKTFVEILGAYPVIVEPQQHDKIVALISHIPHLAAVLLANMLDRQNSISYIPFVGGGFRDTTRIAAGNPHMWKDIFFLNQTEVLEGIEALEDMLEEFKHLLKTQGYKGVLETLEKAKLIRDSIPHTYRDYIPPLYDLIIDVEDRPGILGELTQIIGNHKINIKEIEILHERQGEKGAVRIGLASKEEQEKAFYILREGGFPLTYRKGEIEDVGNK, encoded by the coding sequence ATGCATCCATTTAACAATATTGTCATCATTGGTGTTGGCTTAATCGGTGGTTCTATAGCATTGTCCCTAAAAAAAGCAGGATATAGAGGAAAAATCATAGGCTGTGATTTATCTCAGGAAGCCCTAGAGGAGGCTAAAGCACTAGGGGTCATCGATATGGGCTACAGCAGTCTAAAGGATGCTGTTCAAGGAGCAGATCTAGTGATTGTAGCTACTCCTGTCGGCTATTATAGTGGAATTTTTAAGGAAATAGCCCCTTTTCTCCCTAAAAATGTTATTGTTACTGATGTAGGTAGTGTTAAGGGATATGTGGAGAAAGCTGCCTCTAAGGATTTACCCCAAGATATTCAGTTTATAGGAGGACATCCCATGGCTGGATCGGAAAAAGGAGGTATCAAGGCAGCCACACCCTTTCTCTATGAAAATGCCTATTATTTTCTTACCCCCAACAGCAATACTAAAGAGGATACAATTAATAAGCTAAAGACTTTTGTTGAAATATTAGGTGCATATCCTGTAATCGTGGAGCCTCAACAACACGACAAAATTGTTGCCCTCATAAGTCATATTCCCCACCTGGCAGCTGTTTTGTTGGCAAATATGCTGGATAGACAAAACAGTATTTCCTATATACCCTTTGTAGGGGGGGGATTTAGAGACACCACAAGAATTGCAGCCGGCAATCCCCATATGTGGAAGGACATTTTTTTCTTAAATCAAACAGAGGTATTGGAGGGAATTGAAGCCCTAGAGGATATGCTTGAGGAATTCAAACATTTGCTGAAAACCCAAGGATATAAAGGGGTGTTGGAGACTTTAGAAAAAGCAAAATTAATTCGAGATAGTATTCCTCATACCTATAGGGATTACATACCTCCCCTATATGATTTAATCATTGATGTTGAGGATCGACCGGGAATTTTAGGAGAGCTTACACAAATTATAGGAAACCATAAAATTAATATTAAAGAAATCGAAATTCTCCATGAACGCCAAGGGGAGAAGGGGGCTGTAAGAATAGGTCTAGCTTCTAAGGAAGAACAGGAAAAAGCATTTTATATTTTAAGAGAGGGTGGTTTTCCCTTAACTTATCGCAAA